One genomic region from Yersinia canariae encodes:
- a CDS encoding helix-turn-helix domain-containing protein, with product MINEDILFIDELIEWIEINLEKRPTLDDVAKISGYSKWHLQRKFKSIVGLQLASYIRGRVLTRSAVALRISRRPIIAISDELGFDSQQTFTRTFKKRFGVTPNSFRQMEQWDVKGMLPRFNFYENYTPEIKRISLPEKELVGFTRRLDFDEHNHCSGQHSSCMAMKNEILLDFFKEVNFSCQRVYSLFSANKCQQGQNSVYYSTAIDKDKRHEIQGHREIDHLSIPAGEFLSISHQGNAKECIKFSIYLFNEVLPKLRDEFGGGVEMEVIEIDNCHAESKMRDITAAYTYLMSVN from the coding sequence ATGATAAACGAAGACATATTGTTTATAGATGAATTAATTGAATGGATTGAAATCAATTTAGAAAAACGGCCGACATTGGATGATGTGGCAAAGATTTCTGGATATTCAAAATGGCATCTGCAACGGAAATTTAAAAGTATTGTAGGGTTACAATTAGCCTCCTACATACGTGGACGAGTGTTGACGCGTTCGGCGGTGGCTTTGCGTATATCACGCCGGCCAATCATTGCAATTTCAGATGAGTTGGGGTTCGATTCGCAACAAACGTTTACTCGTACCTTTAAGAAGCGCTTTGGTGTTACCCCCAACAGTTTTCGCCAAATGGAGCAGTGGGATGTGAAGGGGATGCTTCCCCGATTCAATTTCTATGAGAATTATACGCCAGAAATCAAACGTATATCTTTGCCAGAGAAAGAGTTAGTGGGCTTTACGCGGCGGCTGGATTTCGATGAGCACAATCATTGCAGTGGTCAGCATTCATCTTGTATGGCAATGAAAAATGAAATTTTGCTCGATTTCTTTAAAGAAGTTAACTTTTCTTGCCAGCGGGTATATTCCCTGTTTTCGGCCAATAAGTGTCAGCAAGGGCAGAACAGTGTGTACTATTCGACCGCCATTGATAAAGATAAACGGCATGAAATTCAAGGGCATCGCGAAATAGATCATCTTTCTATCCCAGCTGGCGAATTTTTGTCTATATCTCATCAGGGCAACGCCAAAGAATGTATAAAGTTTTCTATATACTTATTCAACGAAGTATTGCCTAAGCTGCGAGATGAGTTTGGCGGCGGTGTAGAAATGGAAGTTATTGAAATAGATAATTGCCATGCAGAATCTAAAATGCGCGATATTACAGCTGCTTATACATACCTGATGTCAGTGAATTGA
- a CDS encoding FdhF/YdeP family oxidoreductase → MKFKSAIKPYTGAAGGWGSLEATTRFVLDSKQALKNIRNLLRINQVKGFDCPGCAWGDDNHSTFSFCENGAKAVSWEATRKAVEPAFFAEHSLTTLRQQSDYFLEYQGRITHPMRYNPQTDRYQPISWESALELIAKYINGLDSPNQLELYTSGRASNEASYLYQLFGRMLGTNNFPDCSNMCHEASGTGLKQSIGVGKGTIRMQDFELADAIFVFGQNPGTNHPRMLHSLRHAKERGARIVSFNTLRERGLERFADPQNPIEMLTPKSSPISSAYFQPNLGGDMAAVRGMVKALLETHRQQLAQAQPGLFDETFIRTHTQGVDEYLAAVDNTSWAKITQQSGLTEAQIRHAAEIYQHAERVILTWAMGITQHKHSVITVRELANLQLLFGQLGKPGAGLCPVRGHSNVQGNRTMGIDEKPSAAMLARLGQHFGFTPPQAAGHNTVEALEAMLRGEVKVLIALGGNLAAAAPDTERTAQALRCCDLTVHISTKLNRSHLITGAQALILPTLGRTERDMQTTGSQFITVEDSFSMVHASEGVGKPLAETQHSETAIVCGIANAVFAHQPVEGNQLNWLALADDYNLIRDHIAATTPGFDDFNARCEQPGGFYLGSAAAQMQFNTSSGKAEFCASMLPESLFPQIAGVQAPFVLQTLRSHDQYNTTIYGLDDRYRGVYGQREVLFINPQDLAALALEDGDLVEIETLWNDGITRKVSGFKLVSYDIPRGNLAAYYPETNPLVPLSSFGDETHTPTSKSVPVTVRRWQPPQTLRIA, encoded by the coding sequence ATGAAATTTAAATCGGCAATAAAACCCTATACCGGCGCAGCTGGTGGCTGGGGATCCCTTGAAGCAACCACGCGCTTTGTTTTGGACAGCAAGCAAGCATTGAAAAATATTCGTAATTTGCTGCGTATCAACCAAGTCAAAGGTTTTGACTGCCCTGGCTGTGCGTGGGGAGATGACAATCACAGCACATTCAGTTTTTGTGAAAATGGCGCGAAGGCGGTCAGTTGGGAAGCCACTCGCAAGGCGGTGGAGCCGGCGTTTTTTGCCGAACATAGCCTGACGACCCTGCGCCAGCAAAGTGACTATTTCCTTGAGTATCAAGGGCGTATAACCCACCCAATGCGCTATAACCCCCAAACTGACCGCTATCAACCCATCAGTTGGGAAAGTGCCCTTGAATTAATTGCTAAGTATATTAATGGGTTGGATAGCCCAAATCAGTTGGAGCTATACACTTCAGGCCGTGCCAGTAATGAAGCCTCTTACCTTTATCAACTCTTTGGCCGCATGCTGGGGACAAATAACTTCCCCGATTGCTCAAACATGTGCCATGAAGCCAGCGGCACAGGGCTGAAACAGAGTATTGGGGTCGGTAAAGGCACCATTCGTATGCAGGACTTCGAATTGGCTGACGCCATTTTCGTCTTCGGGCAGAATCCGGGCACCAACCACCCAAGAATGTTACACAGTTTGCGCCATGCTAAAGAGCGCGGCGCGAGGATTGTCAGCTTCAACACCTTACGTGAACGTGGGCTAGAACGGTTTGCTGACCCGCAAAACCCGATTGAAATGTTGACCCCAAAATCCTCTCCGATCAGTTCGGCCTATTTCCAACCTAATTTGGGCGGTGATATGGCGGCGGTGCGCGGCATGGTGAAAGCCTTGCTGGAAACACATCGCCAACAACTGGCACAGGCTCAACCCGGCTTATTTGATGAGACATTTATTCGTACTCATACCCAAGGGGTAGATGAGTATCTGGCGGCGGTTGATAATACCTCTTGGGCTAAAATTACCCAGCAATCGGGCCTGACTGAAGCACAGATACGCCATGCGGCCGAGATTTACCAGCATGCAGAACGCGTTATTCTGACCTGGGCGATGGGTATCACACAGCACAAACATTCCGTGATAACCGTAAGAGAACTGGCCAATCTGCAACTGCTGTTTGGTCAGTTAGGCAAACCCGGTGCAGGTTTATGCCCGGTCAGGGGCCACAGTAATGTTCAAGGCAACCGCACCATGGGGATTGATGAGAAACCCTCAGCGGCCATGTTGGCGCGTTTGGGCCAGCATTTTGGTTTCACACCCCCTCAGGCGGCGGGACATAATACCGTGGAAGCATTGGAAGCCATGCTGCGCGGTGAAGTCAAAGTGTTGATAGCCCTTGGTGGTAATCTGGCCGCTGCCGCGCCGGACACCGAACGCACAGCTCAAGCATTACGTTGCTGTGACCTGACGGTGCATATCAGCACCAAACTCAATCGCAGCCACCTGATTACCGGCGCCCAAGCGCTTATCCTGCCGACGTTAGGCCGCACGGAGCGCGATATGCAAACCACCGGTTCACAATTTATTACGGTTGAAGATTCATTTAGCATGGTGCATGCCTCTGAAGGTGTGGGCAAACCACTGGCAGAAACTCAGCACTCCGAAACGGCCATTGTCTGCGGTATCGCTAACGCGGTTTTTGCCCACCAGCCGGTTGAGGGTAACCAGCTGAATTGGCTGGCATTAGCCGATGATTACAATTTAATTCGTGACCACATTGCCGCCACAACCCCCGGATTTGATGATTTCAATGCCCGCTGTGAGCAGCCCGGCGGTTTCTATCTGGGCAGTGCGGCGGCCCAAATGCAATTTAATACCTCAAGTGGTAAAGCCGAATTTTGCGCATCAATGCTGCCCGAGAGTTTATTCCCGCAAATTGCTGGGGTTCAGGCCCCTTTTGTACTGCAGACTCTGCGCTCGCATGATCAATACAACACCACCATTTATGGTCTTGATGACCGCTACCGGGGGGTTTATGGGCAGCGGGAAGTGCTGTTTATTAACCCGCAAGATTTGGCGGCGCTGGCATTAGAAGATGGCGATTTAGTTGAAATTGAAACCCTGTGGAATGATGGAATTACCCGCAAAGTGAGCGGATTCAAACTGGTTAGCTATGATATTCCTCGCGGGAATCTGGCCGCCTACTACCCTGAAACCAACCCGCTGGTGCCCCTATCCAGTTTTGGTGATGAAACCCATACGCCAACATCGAAATCGGTGCCGGTGACAGTGCGTCGCTGGCAGCCGCCGCAAACGTTGCGCATTGCGTGA
- a CDS encoding electron transport complex subunit E, with protein sequence MSEAKALLAQGLWKNNSALVQLLGLCPLLAVSSTATNALGLGLATTLVLVCTNTAVSALRRWVPNEIRIPIYVMIIASVVSTVQMLINAYAFGLYQSLGIFIPLIVTNCIVIGRAEAYAAKNPVGLSALDGLAMGLGATCALFVLGSLREILGNGTLFDGADMLLGNWAKVLRIEVLHLDSPFLLAMLPPGAFIGLGLLLAGKYVIDEKMKARKARAFAAAPQAQNIVVDKT encoded by the coding sequence ATGAGTGAAGCAAAAGCGCTATTAGCCCAAGGGCTATGGAAAAATAACTCAGCTTTGGTACAACTGCTGGGCCTCTGCCCTCTGCTGGCCGTCTCGTCAACGGCAACCAACGCGCTCGGCTTAGGTTTAGCTACCACATTAGTTTTAGTCTGCACCAACACAGCCGTATCGGCGCTACGTCGCTGGGTGCCGAATGAAATCCGCATTCCTATTTACGTCATGATTATTGCGTCGGTGGTCAGTACCGTACAAATGCTGATTAATGCCTATGCCTTTGGTTTATATCAATCTTTAGGAATATTTATCCCACTGATTGTGACCAACTGTATTGTGATTGGCCGGGCGGAAGCTTACGCCGCTAAAAACCCTGTGGGCCTATCTGCGTTAGATGGCTTAGCGATGGGGCTGGGAGCAACTTGCGCACTATTTGTTTTGGGTTCCCTGCGCGAAATTCTGGGCAACGGTACTCTCTTCGACGGCGCAGATATGCTGCTCGGTAACTGGGCAAAAGTGCTCCGTATTGAAGTCTTGCATCTGGACAGCCCATTCCTATTAGCCATGCTGCCACCCGGCGCTTTTATCGGCTTGGGCCTGCTGTTAGCCGGTAAATATGTCATTGATGAAAAAATGAAAGCGCGCAAAGCTCGGGCATTCGCGGCAGCGCCACAAGCTCAAAATATCGTGGTAGATAAAACCTAA
- a CDS encoding alpha-xenorhabdolysin family binary toxin subunit A — protein MTQTQLAIDNVLASAESTVKINELPEVVLDFITGEQTGVARAGGIFTKEDLINLKLYVRKGLSLPIKQDEVETYLGYKKIDIPGLEPIDIKNLFYDIHNHALNWSDVEQGALQQSLDLDIAAKNIVSTGDEIINVINQMPITVRVKTLLGDITDKQLEDITYESADHEIATALKDILDDMKTDINRHQKTTENIRQKVSNYRITLTGGELSSGNKVNGLEPQVKAKYDLMEKNNMRKSIKELDDKIKEKKQRIEQLKKDYDKFVGLSFTGAAGGIIGIAITGGIFGAKAEKARKEKNALIHEVSELEKKVSHQRTLQTSLETLSLLFSDIGIRMVDAESALNHLDFMWLSVLNQINESQAQFSTINNALRLTSFVNKFQQVITPWKSVADSALQLVHIFDEAINEYKKVYG, from the coding sequence ATGACACAAACACAACTGGCTATTGATAATGTCTTGGCAAGTGCTGAAAGCACAGTGAAAATTAATGAGTTACCGGAAGTTGTCCTGGATTTTATTACCGGGGAACAAACGGGTGTTGCGCGCGCTGGCGGTATTTTCACCAAAGAGGACTTAATTAACCTCAAGCTTTATGTCAGGAAGGGGCTCTCTTTACCCATCAAGCAGGATGAAGTAGAAACTTACCTTGGATATAAAAAAATAGATATTCCAGGACTTGAACCGATAGATATTAAAAATTTATTTTATGATATTCATAATCATGCATTAAATTGGAGTGATGTTGAACAAGGTGCATTACAGCAGAGCCTGGATTTGGATATTGCCGCCAAGAACATCGTCAGTACTGGTGATGAAATTATCAATGTAATAAATCAAATGCCAATAACAGTGCGAGTCAAAACCTTGCTGGGTGATATTACAGACAAACAGTTGGAAGATATCACTTATGAATCTGCTGATCATGAAATAGCCACGGCATTAAAAGATATACTTGATGACATGAAAACGGATATCAATAGACACCAGAAAACAACTGAAAACATTAGACAAAAGGTATCAAATTATAGAATCACCTTGACTGGTGGTGAACTATCATCAGGAAATAAAGTGAATGGATTGGAACCGCAGGTCAAAGCAAAATATGACCTGATGGAAAAAAACAACATGAGAAAGTCAATAAAGGAATTAGACGATAAAATAAAAGAGAAGAAACAGAGAATTGAGCAATTAAAGAAAGACTACGATAAGTTTGTCGGTCTATCTTTTACCGGGGCAGCCGGTGGCATAATAGGCATTGCTATTACTGGTGGGATATTTGGTGCTAAAGCCGAAAAAGCCAGAAAAGAAAAAAACGCATTAATCCATGAGGTTTCTGAATTAGAAAAAAAAGTTAGCCATCAAAGAACATTGCAAACCTCGTTAGAGACACTTTCTCTGTTATTCAGTGATATTGGCATTCGGATGGTTGATGCCGAGTCTGCACTTAACCATCTGGATTTTATGTGGTTATCTGTTCTCAATCAAATCAATGAATCTCAGGCGCAGTTCAGTACGATTAATAATGCATTGCGCCTGACTAGTTTCGTTAATAAATTCCAGCAGGTGATCACCCCATGGAAAAGTGTGGCAGACTCTGCCCTCCAACTGGTGCATATATTTGATGAAGCAATAAATGAATACAAAAAAGTATATGGCTAA
- the rsxD gene encoding electron transport complex subunit RsxD: protein MKFRPVTSTQNKGLQIASSPFTHNQRSTRSIMLLVILACIPGIIAQTIFFGYGSLIQVALAMVTAVLAEGAVLQLRKQPVLIRLQDNSALLTGLLLGISLPPLAPWWMIVLGTLFAIVIAKQLYGGLGQNPFNPAMVGYVVLLISFPVQMTSWLPPLPLQGTPVGFYDSLLTIFTGFTHSGADIHQLQVGFDGVSQATPLDSFKTALRSQPAEQILQQPIFGGSLAGVGWQWINLGFLAGGLLLLWRKAIHWHIPVSFLLALAGCATLSWMIAPQSFAPPMLHLFSGATMLGAFFIATDPVSASTTPRGRLIFGALIGILVWLIRVYGGYPDGVAFAVLLANITVPLIDHYTQPRVYGHNRGRK, encoded by the coding sequence ATGAAATTCAGGCCCGTTACATCGACCCAGAACAAAGGGTTGCAGATAGCCAGTTCCCCCTTTACACATAATCAGCGCAGCACCCGCAGTATTATGCTGCTGGTTATTTTGGCCTGCATTCCGGGGATTATCGCCCAGACTATCTTCTTTGGGTACGGCAGTCTGATACAGGTTGCGCTGGCCATGGTGACCGCAGTGCTGGCTGAAGGCGCGGTGTTGCAATTACGAAAACAACCGGTATTGATACGGTTACAGGACAATTCTGCCCTGCTCACTGGGTTACTGTTGGGAATAAGTCTGCCCCCTCTGGCCCCGTGGTGGATGATTGTATTAGGAACCTTATTCGCGATTGTTATTGCCAAACAACTCTACGGCGGATTGGGGCAAAATCCGTTTAACCCCGCCATGGTCGGCTATGTCGTTTTGCTAATTTCATTCCCGGTACAAATGACCAGTTGGCTCCCCCCGCTGCCATTACAGGGGACACCTGTCGGGTTTTATGACAGTTTGCTGACCATTTTCACGGGGTTTACCCATAGCGGCGCAGATATTCACCAACTTCAAGTTGGCTTTGATGGTGTCAGTCAGGCCACGCCGCTCGATAGCTTCAAAACGGCGCTTCGCTCCCAACCGGCAGAGCAAATTCTGCAACAACCTATCTTTGGCGGGAGTTTGGCGGGCGTGGGTTGGCAATGGATTAACCTCGGTTTCCTGGCGGGTGGCTTATTACTGCTGTGGCGCAAAGCTATTCACTGGCATATTCCCGTGAGTTTTCTGTTGGCTTTGGCGGGTTGCGCCACCCTCAGTTGGATGATAGCGCCACAAAGTTTTGCGCCGCCTATGCTGCATTTGTTTTCCGGTGCCACCATGTTAGGGGCGTTTTTTATTGCCACCGATCCTGTCAGCGCATCAACAACCCCCAGAGGTCGGCTGATTTTCGGCGCATTGATCGGTATTCTCGTATGGCTCATTCGTGTTTACGGCGGTTATCCTGATGGCGTCGCATTTGCCGTGCTACTGGCCAATATTACTGTTCCGCTGATTGACCACTATACTCAGCCACGCGTTTATGGTCATAACCGTGGGCGCAAATAA
- the rsxC gene encoding electron transport complex subunit RsxC encodes MFKLFTARQHDNIWDFDGGIHPPEMKLQSSTVPMRIATLPEHMIIPLQQHLGPEGELRVRTGERVLKGQPLTVGRGRTVPVHAPTSGVITAIAPHTTAHPSGLAELCVHITPDGEDRWREQQPWADYSERDKTALLDRIHQAGIAGLGGAGFPTASKLQGGLNNVTTLIINAAECEPYITADDRLMQDHATELVLGIQILIYLLQPQQVLIGIEDNKPEAIAAVQQALRGQNLIQLRVIPTKYPSGGAKQLTKILTGKEVPFGQHSSSIGVLMQNVGTVVAIKRAIIDDEPLIERVVTLTGDALTKPGNFWARIGTPVIHLLKLAGFVPQNHPMVIMGGPLMGFTLPSLDVPIVKISNCILAPAEAEMGLSEPEQSCIRCGLCVDACPAGLLPQQLYWFSRGEEHEKARNHNLFDCIECGACAYVCPSNIPLVQYYRQEKAEIRALDQENARAAEAKARFEAKQARLQREKLARELRHKQAAVKLSDVDQQRVEAAVSRLARESDNPDSAISVTLGEAPDNSAAIAAREARKAQVRARQAEKKPTTVTEETTQAVDPRQVAVAAAIARVKAKKAAQVQLESAVKVENEVAEEDPRKAAVAAAIARVKAKKAAQAQLESAVKVENEVAEEDPRKAAVAAAIARVKAKKAAQAAVNPD; translated from the coding sequence ATGTTTAAGCTGTTTACTGCCCGTCAGCACGATAACATCTGGGATTTCGACGGGGGGATCCATCCGCCGGAAATGAAGTTGCAGTCAAGCACGGTGCCGATGCGCATCGCGACTTTACCTGAACACATGATTATTCCATTGCAACAGCATCTCGGGCCGGAAGGTGAACTGCGCGTCAGAACCGGTGAGCGAGTGTTAAAAGGGCAACCACTGACCGTGGGCCGTGGCCGCACAGTTCCGGTGCATGCGCCGACTTCCGGTGTCATTACCGCCATTGCCCCGCACACCACCGCCCATCCCTCCGGTTTAGCGGAGCTGTGCGTGCATATCACCCCTGATGGCGAGGATCGCTGGCGCGAGCAACAGCCATGGGCCGATTACTCTGAGCGAGATAAAACTGCCCTGCTGGACAGAATCCATCAGGCGGGTATCGCCGGTTTGGGCGGTGCTGGTTTTCCAACAGCCAGTAAGTTACAAGGCGGTTTAAATAACGTTACCACACTCATTATCAACGCGGCTGAGTGCGAGCCTTATATCACTGCCGATGACCGTTTGATGCAAGACCATGCTACAGAGTTGGTCTTGGGTATTCAGATTTTAATCTATCTGCTGCAACCTCAGCAGGTGCTGATTGGCATTGAAGATAATAAACCTGAAGCTATCGCCGCTGTGCAACAGGCGCTGCGCGGTCAGAACCTCATACAGCTGCGCGTGATCCCCACGAAATACCCGTCAGGCGGTGCCAAGCAACTGACCAAGATCCTCACCGGCAAAGAAGTGCCTTTCGGCCAGCATTCTTCATCTATTGGCGTATTAATGCAGAACGTCGGTACTGTGGTGGCAATCAAACGGGCGATTATTGACGATGAGCCTTTAATTGAACGAGTCGTGACATTAACCGGCGATGCATTGACTAAACCGGGGAATTTCTGGGCCAGAATCGGCACTCCCGTCATACACTTGTTAAAACTGGCCGGTTTTGTGCCGCAAAATCACCCCATGGTTATTATGGGCGGCCCACTGATGGGCTTTACCCTGCCCAGCCTGGATGTCCCGATTGTTAAAATCAGTAACTGTATTTTGGCACCCGCCGAAGCTGAAATGGGGTTATCCGAACCCGAGCAATCTTGCATTCGCTGTGGTTTATGTGTGGATGCTTGTCCGGCGGGCCTATTACCCCAGCAACTCTATTGGTTTAGTCGGGGTGAAGAGCATGAGAAAGCCCGCAATCATAACTTATTCGACTGTATTGAGTGCGGTGCCTGCGCCTATGTTTGCCCGAGTAATATTCCGCTGGTGCAGTATTATCGCCAGGAAAAGGCCGAAATTCGCGCCCTTGATCAAGAAAATGCGCGGGCTGCAGAGGCCAAAGCGCGTTTTGAAGCTAAACAAGCGCGTCTCCAGCGGGAAAAACTGGCGCGGGAACTGCGCCATAAACAAGCCGCGGTCAAGCTCAGTGATGTTGACCAACAAAGGGTTGAAGCCGCTGTCAGCCGCCTGGCTCGCGAATCAGACAATCCAGATTCAGCTATCAGTGTAACCCTTGGAGAAGCGCCGGATAACAGCGCCGCTATTGCGGCTCGCGAAGCCCGCAAAGCGCAAGTCAGAGCCCGTCAGGCAGAGAAAAAACCGACAACGGTGACCGAAGAAACAACGCAAGCGGTAGACCCACGTCAAGTCGCCGTGGCTGCGGCTATTGCCCGCGTTAAGGCCAAAAAAGCTGCTCAGGTACAGCTTGAATCTGCGGTGAAAGTTGAAAATGAAGTGGCGGAGGAGGATCCGCGCAAAGCCGCCGTGGCTGCGGCTATTGCTCGCGTTAAGGCCAAAAAAGCTGCTCAGGCACAGCTTGAATCTGCGGTGAAAGTTGAAAATGAAGTGGCGGAGGAAGATCCGCGCAAAGCCGCCGTGGCTGCGGCTATTGCTCGCGTTAAGGCTAAAAAAGCTGCTCAGGCAGCCGTAAATCCAGATTAA
- the nth gene encoding endonuclease III: MNKEKRVAILTRLRDNDPHPTTELVYSTPFELLISVLLSAQATDVSVNKATAKLYPVANTPQAILALGVEGLKPYIKTIGLFNTKAENVIKTCRILLEKHQGEVPEDRAALEALPGVGRKTANVVLNTAFGWPTIAVDTHIFRVCNRTGFAPGSNVDQVETKLLKVVPAEFKLDCHHWLILHGRYTCVARKPRCGSCIIEDLCEFKEKVYPEH; this comes from the coding sequence ATGAATAAAGAAAAACGCGTCGCTATTTTGACCCGCCTGCGAGATAACGACCCACATCCCACCACCGAGTTGGTCTACAGCACGCCCTTTGAGCTGCTCATTTCGGTGCTCTTGTCAGCACAGGCGACAGATGTCAGTGTGAATAAGGCCACAGCCAAGCTCTATCCTGTGGCTAATACCCCGCAGGCCATATTGGCGCTGGGGGTTGAGGGGCTAAAACCCTACATCAAAACAATTGGTCTGTTTAACACTAAAGCTGAGAATGTGATAAAAACCTGCCGCATTTTGCTGGAAAAACATCAAGGCGAAGTGCCAGAGGATCGCGCTGCACTTGAAGCTCTGCCGGGCGTGGGCCGCAAAACAGCCAATGTGGTACTGAATACCGCCTTTGGCTGGCCGACGATTGCGGTTGATACCCATATCTTCCGCGTATGTAACCGCACCGGTTTTGCCCCCGGCAGTAATGTGGATCAGGTTGAAACCAAATTACTCAAAGTGGTTCCGGCTGAATTTAAACTGGACTGCCACCACTGGCTTATTTTGCATGGCCGTTACACCTGTGTGGCCCGTAAACCGCGCTGTGGCTCATGCATCATTGAAGATTTGTGCGAGTTTAAAGAGAAAGTCTATCCTGAGCATTAA
- a CDS encoding alpha-xenorhabdolysin family binary toxin subunit B: MAEISTFPHSALNYPDVNIKALNQGVKNISHLAQLKTEGVEVLQEKALRVGLYSQRLGVNVRESLSSLQVKLKNILAQTYFTTLEEIDEALVSNDIDEESKSEMRKERLDLIKSLGNDIAQLRKLFIEKTELLDKSAADLHNVIIIEGTDKVLQAEQLRQKQLTEDIGIKELEIKEIEKKRDKIIEALDIIREHNLIDAFNDLIPTGENLSELDLAKPELELIKQSLEITKKVLGQFSAGLKYIDLTEARRKLDNQIDTISTRLTELNHQLEKSDELVSGINAVIKIDKEKSVVVAEAEKLSHAWHLFINEIAALQGTALNEIGLSKPLIKQQSYLESLIKQFVQL, from the coding sequence ATGGCTGAAATAAGCACATTTCCGCACAGTGCCCTAAATTATCCAGACGTTAACATTAAAGCTTTAAACCAAGGAGTTAAAAATATATCACATCTTGCTCAATTGAAAACGGAAGGCGTTGAAGTATTACAGGAAAAAGCGCTACGAGTTGGTTTATATTCGCAAAGATTGGGTGTTAATGTGCGCGAGTCACTATCAAGCCTACAGGTTAAATTGAAGAATATTCTAGCACAAACCTATTTCACTACCCTAGAGGAAATCGATGAGGCACTTGTAAGTAATGATATTGATGAAGAAAGTAAATCTGAAATGCGTAAAGAGCGTCTTGATTTGATTAAAAGTTTGGGTAATGACATCGCTCAACTGCGGAAACTCTTTATCGAAAAAACAGAGTTATTAGATAAATCGGCTGCTGATCTTCATAATGTAATCATTATTGAGGGAACCGATAAAGTTTTGCAAGCTGAGCAATTACGCCAAAAGCAACTGACAGAAGATATTGGTATAAAAGAACTGGAAATAAAAGAGATAGAGAAGAAAAGGGATAAGATAATAGAGGCTTTGGATATTATCCGCGAGCATAATCTCATTGATGCATTTAACGATCTTATTCCGACAGGTGAAAATTTAAGTGAGCTAGACCTGGCTAAACCTGAGTTGGAGTTGATCAAACAGTCATTAGAGATTACCAAAAAAGTATTGGGGCAGTTTTCTGCGGGTTTAAAGTACATAGATTTAACTGAAGCACGGAGAAAACTGGATAACCAAATAGATACAATTTCCACCCGTTTAACAGAGCTAAATCATCAGTTAGAAAAATCAGATGAATTAGTTTCTGGTATTAATGCTGTGATTAAAATTGATAAAGAGAAAAGTGTTGTTGTTGCTGAAGCCGAAAAACTTAGCCACGCATGGCACCTTTTTATTAATGAGATAGCGGCATTGCAGGGTACGGCACTGAATGAAATTGGATTATCTAAGCCACTAATAAAACAACAGAGTTATTTAGAGTCATTAATCAAACAGTTTGTTCAGTTATAA
- the rsxG gene encoding electron transport complex subunit RsxG, whose amino-acid sequence MLNTMKRHGITLALFAAGATGLTAIVNSLTETTIAHQAALQQKALLDQVVPAEHYDNDMQAECYVVTDSALGNMSPHRLYLARKEGQPVAAAIETTAPDGYSGAIQLLVGADFHGNVLGSRVIEHHETPGLGDKIDIRISDWISHFSGQHVDNEQDKRWAVKKDGGDFDQFTGATITPRAVVRAVKNTALYLETLPAKLDSLPVCGESQ is encoded by the coding sequence ATGCTAAATACGATGAAGCGTCACGGCATCACTCTGGCATTATTTGCCGCCGGTGCCACCGGATTGACAGCCATAGTTAACTCACTGACCGAGACGACTATCGCCCATCAGGCGGCTTTGCAGCAAAAAGCCTTGCTGGATCAGGTCGTTCCGGCAGAGCATTATGATAATGACATGCAAGCTGAATGTTACGTTGTCACGGATTCTGCGCTGGGTAACATGTCCCCTCACCGCCTTTATCTGGCCCGTAAAGAGGGGCAACCGGTCGCCGCCGCGATTGAAACTACCGCACCAGACGGGTATTCCGGGGCTATCCAACTGCTGGTTGGGGCCGATTTTCACGGCAACGTGCTGGGCAGCCGGGTGATTGAACATCACGAAACCCCCGGTTTGGGTGATAAAATTGATATCCGCATTTCTGATTGGATCAGTCATTTCAGCGGCCAACATGTGGATAATGAACAAGATAAGCGCTGGGCAGTGAAAAAGGACGGCGGAGATTTTGATCAGTTCACCGGGGCGACCATCACCCCAAGAGCCGTGGTTCGGGCCGTGAAAAATACGGCACTGTATTTAGAAACTCTGCCGGCAAAGCTTGATAGTTTGCCCGTCTGTGGAGAGAGTCAATGA